From a single Herbiconiux sp. SALV-R1 genomic region:
- a CDS encoding DEAD/DEAH box helicase, translated as MPKSHKSGGFKPAKNYDPRPAKSGVKAGSRSPGHRGYRPVEEEPRKARWNADERAARGAASSSRGERDRFSRDDRPARGDRDRFSRDDRPARDDRPVRGERDRFSRDDRPVRGERDRFSRDDRPVRGERDRFSRDDRPVRGERDRFSRDDRPARNDRFSRDERPARDGRFSRDDRPARNDRFSRDDRPARDDRPARGERDRFSRDDRPARDDRFSRDDRPRYEKPSRENGFNRSGPRTGGFERRDDRPARDDRPARDDRTSRDSRGTASRGFERDRDARGTRDSSFYPSRDARPAPAFHDDDVVLERLEAQATTASDVEGVTFADLGLGGNITRALAELGAERPFPIQAATIPDVLAAKDVLGRGRTGSGKTIAFGAPLVERLMENGGGANRKPGRKPRALILAPTRELALQIDRTVQPIARSVGLFTTQIYGGVPQHRQVGALQRGVDIVIGTPGRIEDLIAQRRLDLSEVTVTVLDEADHMCDLGFLEPVQRILRRTKDGGQKLLFSATLDKGVAALVNEFLVDPSVHEVAGEDQASSTIDHRVLIVDHRDKGAVIEQLADREGKTLIFARTRAYAETLAEQLEDAGFPATSLHGDLNQSRRTRNLQLLTSGRVNVLVATDVAARGIHVDDIDLVIQADAPDEYKTYLHRAGRTGRAGKKGTVVTLIGRSRGRRMQELLGRAEIEAEMVTVVPGDPLVSELAADTTQEN; from the coding sequence ATGCCCAAATCGCACAAGTCGGGCGGCTTCAAGCCCGCCAAGAACTACGACCCCCGCCCCGCCAAGAGCGGCGTCAAGGCCGGCAGCCGGAGCCCCGGCCACCGCGGCTACCGCCCCGTCGAGGAGGAGCCCCGCAAGGCCCGCTGGAACGCCGACGAGCGCGCCGCCCGTGGTGCGGCGTCGAGCTCGCGCGGCGAGCGCGACCGCTTCTCGCGCGACGACCGCCCCGCGCGGGGTGACCGCGACCGTTTCTCGCGCGATGACCGTCCGGCTCGTGACGACCGTCCGGTGCGCGGCGAGCGTGACCGGTTCTCCCGTGACGACCGTCCGGTGCGCGGAGAGCGCGACCGGTTCTCCCGTGACGACCGTCCGGTGCGCGGCGAGCGTGACCGGTTCTCCCGTGACGACCGTCCGGTGCGTGGAGAGCGCGACCGGTTCTCGCGCGATGACCGTCCGGCTCGCAACGACCGGTTCTCCCGCGACGAGCGCCCGGCGCGCGATGGCCGGTTCTCGCGTGATGACCGTCCCGCGCGCAACGACCGGTTCTCGCGTGATGACCGTCCGGCTCGTGACGACCGTCCGGCGCGTGGTGAGCGCGACCGCTTCTCGCGTGACGACCGTCCGGCGCGCGATGACCGGTTCTCGCGCGACGACCGTCCCCGTTACGAGAAGCCCAGCCGTGAGAACGGGTTCAACCGCTCCGGCCCCCGCACCGGTGGCTTCGAGCGCCGCGACGACCGACCTGCCCGCGACGACCGCCCCGCTCGCGACGACCGGACCTCCCGCGACTCCCGCGGCACCGCCAGCCGCGGCTTCGAGCGCGACCGCGACGCGCGCGGCACCCGCGACTCCTCCTTCTACCCCTCGCGCGACGCCAGGCCCGCCCCCGCGTTCCACGACGACGACGTGGTGCTTGAGCGCCTCGAGGCGCAGGCCACGACGGCCTCCGACGTCGAGGGCGTGACCTTCGCCGACCTCGGTCTCGGTGGCAACATCACCCGCGCGCTCGCCGAGCTCGGCGCCGAGCGGCCCTTCCCCATCCAGGCCGCCACCATTCCCGACGTGCTCGCCGCGAAAGACGTGCTCGGCCGTGGCCGCACCGGCAGCGGCAAGACCATCGCCTTCGGCGCCCCCCTGGTCGAGCGCCTGATGGAGAACGGCGGCGGCGCCAACCGCAAGCCGGGCCGCAAGCCCCGCGCGCTCATCCTCGCCCCCACCCGCGAGCTCGCCCTGCAGATCGACCGCACCGTGCAGCCCATCGCCCGCTCGGTCGGCCTGTTCACCACCCAGATCTACGGCGGCGTGCCTCAGCACCGCCAGGTGGGCGCTCTGCAGCGCGGTGTCGACATCGTCATCGGCACTCCCGGTCGCATCGAGGACCTCATCGCGCAGCGTCGGCTCGACCTCTCCGAGGTCACGGTCACCGTGCTCGACGAGGCCGACCACATGTGCGACCTGGGCTTCCTCGAGCCGGTGCAGCGCATCCTGCGTCGCACGAAAGACGGCGGTCAGAAGCTGCTGTTCTCGGCGACCCTCGACAAGGGTGTCGCGGCGCTCGTGAACGAGTTCCTCGTCGACCCCTCCGTGCACGAGGTCGCCGGCGAAGACCAGGCCTCGTCGACCATCGACCACCGCGTGCTCATCGTCGACCACCGCGACAAGGGCGCCGTCATCGAGCAGCTCGCCGACCGCGAGGGCAAGACGCTCATCTTCGCCCGCACCCGTGCCTACGCCGAGACGCTCGCCGAGCAGCTCGAAGACGCCGGGTTCCCGGCCACGAGCCTGCACGGCGACCTCAACCAGTCGCGACGCACCCGCAACCTGCAGCTGCTCACGAGCGGCCGGGTGAACGTGCTGGTGGCCACCGACGTCGCGGCACGCGGCATCCACGTCGACGACATCGACCTGGTCATCCAGGCCGACGCGCCCGACGAGTACAAGACGTACCTGCACCGCGCGGGCCGCACCGGTCGTGCCGGCAAGAAGGGCACGGTCGTCACCCTCATCGGCCGCAGCCGCGGTCGACGGATGCAGGAACTGCTCGGCCGCGCCGAGATCGAGGCCGAGATGGTCACCGTGGTGCCCGGCGACCCGCTGGTGAGCGAGCTCGCCGCCGACACGACGCAGGAGAACTGA
- a CDS encoding energy-coupling factor transporter transmembrane protein EcfT yields the protein MVSAAADPYSAAVDHGALRFLHRLNPLAKIAAALPGMVVLIVTRDLAVALALIGLALVLIVVGARLSGRILVLLFLVLPAVAAVLTVSFGLWADRERAEGSMVLVSVGGFDLTLGALAVGATTASRLVGIVLLSLIAGLTTTGPDLVRALVQQLRVPYRVGYTALAAYRFVPRFGHELELIRQAHRVRGMARGRGPLAAARRWIGYVVPLLAGGIRHAERVALAMDSRAFGAHPTRTERYPVPFRAQDVVFVVLFWAATAAVVAVVVASGLGSGA from the coding sequence ATCGTGAGTGCGGCCGCCGACCCCTACTCCGCCGCCGTCGACCACGGGGCCCTGCGCTTCCTGCACCGGCTCAACCCGCTCGCGAAGATCGCCGCCGCACTCCCCGGCATGGTGGTGCTGATCGTCACGCGCGACCTCGCCGTGGCCCTCGCGCTGATCGGGCTGGCGCTCGTGCTGATCGTCGTGGGCGCGCGCCTGTCGGGGCGCATCCTGGTGCTGCTGTTCCTGGTGCTGCCCGCCGTCGCCGCGGTGCTGACGGTGAGCTTCGGGCTGTGGGCCGATCGGGAACGAGCCGAGGGGTCGATGGTGCTCGTCTCGGTGGGCGGGTTCGACCTCACCCTGGGCGCCTTGGCCGTGGGCGCCACGACGGCCTCGCGGCTCGTCGGCATCGTGCTGCTGTCGCTGATCGCGGGGCTGACGACGACCGGGCCCGACCTCGTGCGTGCTCTCGTGCAGCAGCTGCGCGTGCCCTACCGGGTGGGCTACACCGCTCTCGCGGCGTACCGCTTCGTGCCGAGGTTCGGTCACGAGCTCGAGCTCATCCGGCAGGCCCACCGGGTGCGCGGCATGGCGCGCGGACGCGGGCCGCTCGCGGCGGCGAGGCGCTGGATCGGCTACGTGGTGCCGCTCTTGGCGGGAGGAATCCGGCACGCCGAGCGGGTGGCGCTCGCCATGGACTCGCGGGCCTTCGGCGCCCACCCCACCCGCACCGAGCGCTACCCGGTGCCGTTCCGGGCACAGGACGTGGTGTTCGTGGTGCTGTTCTGGGCGGCGACCGCGGCGGTCGTGGCGGTCGTGGTGGCGTCGGGCCTCGGTTCCGGGGCTTAG
- a CDS encoding NAD-dependent succinate-semialdehyde dehydrogenase — translation MSSLYAVVDPATGETLSEYPTITDGELQAAVASASEAFEGWSRRVPVADRAKLIARVAELHTERREALAEIAVREMGKPLEQALGEVDFAAAIYQYYVDNGETFLADEPIELSDGTGSAFVRRAGIGVLLGIMPWNFPYYQVARFAGPNIVAGNTILLKHAPQCPESAVAMQEIFEQAASELGAPAGVYVNIFASNEQIAEVIADPRVQGVSVTGSERAGAAVAELAGKHLKKVVLEMGGSDPFILLSTDDLDATVQDAVNARLDNNGQSCNAAKRFVVIDGLYEEFAKKFTEVFTAVQPAPPMADGTELGPLSSSAAAERLGEQVDRAVEQGATVLAAGSRSGNYFGPTVLADVTPEMDAYREEFFGPVAALYRVRSEEEAVKLANDTPFGLGSYVYTTDQEQALRVADAIDAGMVWINLVLGDAAELPFGGVKRSGSGREMGRFALEEFVNKKLIRIAG, via the coding sequence ATGAGCAGCCTCTACGCCGTCGTCGACCCCGCCACCGGCGAGACCCTGAGCGAGTACCCCACCATCACCGACGGAGAGCTGCAGGCCGCAGTCGCCTCCGCCTCGGAGGCCTTCGAGGGCTGGTCGCGCCGGGTGCCGGTGGCCGACCGCGCCAAGCTCATCGCCCGAGTCGCCGAGCTGCACACCGAGCGTCGCGAGGCGCTCGCCGAGATCGCCGTGCGCGAGATGGGCAAGCCGCTCGAGCAGGCGCTCGGCGAGGTCGACTTCGCCGCCGCCATCTACCAGTACTACGTCGACAACGGCGAGACCTTCCTCGCCGACGAGCCCATCGAGCTCTCCGACGGCACCGGCTCGGCCTTCGTGCGCCGGGCGGGCATCGGCGTGCTGCTCGGCATCATGCCGTGGAACTTCCCCTACTACCAGGTGGCGCGTTTCGCGGGGCCGAACATCGTCGCCGGCAACACCATCCTGCTGAAGCACGCCCCGCAGTGCCCCGAGTCGGCTGTCGCCATGCAGGAGATCTTCGAGCAGGCCGCGAGCGAGCTCGGCGCACCCGCGGGCGTCTACGTGAACATCTTCGCCAGCAACGAGCAGATCGCCGAGGTCATCGCCGACCCGCGCGTGCAGGGTGTGTCGGTGACGGGCTCCGAGCGGGCGGGTGCCGCCGTCGCCGAGCTCGCCGGAAAGCACCTCAAGAAGGTCGTGCTCGAGATGGGCGGCTCAGACCCGTTCATCCTGCTCTCCACCGACGACCTCGATGCAACGGTTCAGGATGCGGTGAACGCCCGCCTCGACAACAACGGCCAGTCGTGCAACGCCGCCAAGCGCTTCGTCGTGATCGACGGACTGTACGAGGAGTTCGCGAAGAAGTTCACCGAGGTCTTCACGGCCGTGCAGCCGGCGCCCCCGATGGCCGACGGCACCGAGCTCGGCCCGCTGTCGTCGTCGGCAGCCGCGGAACGGCTGGGGGAGCAGGTCGACCGCGCCGTCGAGCAGGGCGCCACCGTGCTGGCGGCGGGCTCGCGCTCGGGCAACTACTTCGGCCCCACGGTGCTCGCCGACGTCACCCCCGAGATGGACGCCTACCGCGAGGAGTTCTTCGGCCCGGTCGCCGCGCTCTACCGGGTGCGCTCCGAGGAGGAGGCGGTGAAGCTCGCGAACGACACCCCGTTCGGTCTGGGCTCCTACGTCTACACCACCGACCAGGAGCAGGCGCTGCGGGTCGCCGACGCGATCGACGCCGGCATGGTGTGGATCAACCTCGTGCTCGGCGACGCCGCGGAACTCCCGTTCGGTGGCGTGAAGCGCTCCGGTTCGGGCCGTGAGATGGGCCGCTTCGCGCTCGAGGAGTTCGTGAACAAGAAGCTCATCCGCATCGCGGGCTGA
- a CDS encoding putative quinol monooxygenase: MTVISVLELRLKPELVGSADDVLRDTLNDTRARPGCLGVEVAVDVDDPAHIVVVETWESLEADDDYRAWRASPDGASSLGSVIAAPPLLSRSLLRDDI, from the coding sequence ATGACGGTCATCTCAGTGCTCGAACTCCGGCTCAAGCCCGAGCTCGTCGGCTCGGCCGACGACGTTCTGCGCGACACGTTGAACGACACCCGCGCACGGCCCGGATGCCTCGGGGTGGAGGTGGCGGTCGACGTCGACGATCCCGCCCACATCGTGGTCGTCGAGACCTGGGAGTCGCTCGAGGCCGACGACGACTACCGGGCCTGGCGGGCGAGCCCCGACGGGGCGAGCTCGCTGGGCTCGGTGATCGCCGCGCCCCCGCTGCTCAGCAGGTCGCTGCTGCGCGACGACATCTGA
- a CDS encoding DMT family transporter, giving the protein MTAPVAGAPRASRLPLWLAIAVAVVCGVLMATQSRVNGEFGKRLGDGYTAAAISFGIGLVIVVVIVAFTPSARHGARSALRDVRERRLPAWMLLGGIGGAVFVLSQGLASALVGVSLFTIAFIGGQTISGLVVDRVGIGPGGRRYLTPRRVLGAGIAFAVVVWSVVAHIDPQIPVWMLLLPFIAGSVQAVQQAVNGRVAAAAGSAVSSTLFNFCAGTAVLVLIALVHAGLSGGLPASLPTEWWLYLGGPLGVAFIFGLSTAVRTTGVLLLSLCSISGQLLGSIAIDLIAPGSGHGVDWTTPIAAVLVVVAVLVVSLPSRGRV; this is encoded by the coding sequence GTGACAGCACCCGTCGCCGGCGCGCCGCGCGCGAGCCGCCTGCCGCTGTGGCTGGCGATCGCCGTCGCCGTCGTCTGCGGCGTGCTCATGGCGACGCAGTCGCGCGTGAACGGCGAGTTCGGCAAGCGCCTCGGCGACGGGTACACGGCGGCGGCGATCAGCTTCGGCATCGGCCTCGTGATCGTGGTGGTCATCGTGGCGTTCACGCCCAGCGCGCGGCACGGCGCGCGCTCCGCGCTGCGCGACGTGCGCGAGCGCAGACTTCCGGCGTGGATGCTGCTCGGCGGCATCGGCGGGGCGGTCTTCGTGCTGTCGCAGGGGCTCGCCTCGGCGCTCGTCGGCGTCTCGCTGTTCACCATCGCCTTCATCGGCGGCCAGACCATCTCGGGCCTCGTCGTCGACCGCGTCGGCATCGGGCCCGGTGGCCGTCGCTACCTGACGCCTCGCCGGGTGCTCGGCGCCGGCATCGCCTTCGCCGTCGTCGTGTGGTCGGTGGTGGCGCACATCGACCCGCAGATCCCGGTGTGGATGCTCCTGCTCCCGTTCATTGCGGGAAGCGTGCAGGCGGTGCAGCAGGCCGTGAACGGGCGGGTCGCCGCCGCGGCGGGCTCGGCCGTGAGCTCCACCCTGTTCAACTTCTGCGCCGGCACCGCCGTGCTCGTGCTCATCGCTCTGGTGCACGCGGGCCTTTCGGGTGGGTTGCCCGCCTCGCTGCCGACCGAGTGGTGGCTGTACCTCGGCGGCCCGCTCGGCGTCGCGTTCATCTTCGGGCTCTCCACCGCTGTGCGCACCACCGGCGTGCTGCTGCTCAGCCTGTGCTCGATCTCGGGCCAGCTGCTCGGCTCGATCGCCATCGACCTCATCGCCCCCGGCTCCGGCCACGGCGTCGACTGGACCACCCCGATCGCCGCCGTGCTCGTCGTCGTGGCGGTGCTCGTGGTCTCGCTGCCGTCGCGCGGACGCGTCTAG